The following coding sequences lie in one Phalacrocorax aristotelis chromosome 2, bGulAri2.1, whole genome shotgun sequence genomic window:
- the LRRC3B gene encoding leucine-rich repeat-containing protein 3B, with amino-acid sequence MHLVDLWLTRSLSMCLLLQSFVLMILCFHSASMCPKGCLCSHSGGLNVSCSNANLKEIPRDLPPETVLLYLDSNQITSIPNEIFKDLHQLRVLNLSKNGIEFIDEHAFKGVAETLQTLDLSDNRIQSVHKNAFNNLKARARIANNPWHCDCTLQQVLRSMASNHETANNVICKTSVLDEHAGRPFLNAANDADLCNLPKKTTDYAMLVTMFGWFTMVISYVVYYVRQNQEDARRHLEYLKSLPSRQKKPDEADDISTVV; translated from the coding sequence ATGCATTTGGTAGACCTGTGGTTAACTCGTTCCCTCTCCATGTGTCTGCTCTTACAAAGTTTTGTCCTCATGATACTGTGCTTTCATTCTGCCAGTATGTGCCCGAAAGGCTGCCTCTGTTCTCACTCTGGAGGTCTGAACGTCAGCTGTAGCAATGCAAACCTCAAGGAAATACCCAGAGATCTTCCTCCAGAAACAGTCTTACTTTATTTGGACTCTAATCAGATAACATCTATCCCCAATGAAATTTTTAAGGACTTGCACCAACTGAGAGTCCTCAATTTATCAAAAAATGGGATTGAGTTTATAGACGAACATGCCTTTAAAGGGGTGGCAGAAACCTTGCAGACTCTGGATTTGTCCGACAACCGGATTCAAAGTGTGCACAAAAACGCTTTCAACAACTTAAAGGCCAGAGCCAGGATTGCAAACAATCCCTGGCACTGTGACTGCACTCTGCAGCAGGTGTTGAGGAGTATGGCCTCCAACCACGAGACGGCCAACAACGTCATCTGCAAGACTTCTGTGCTGGATGAACATGCGGGGAGACCGTTCCTCAATGCTGCCAACGATGCCGACCTCTGCAACCTTCCTAAAAAGACTACCGATTACGCCATGCTGGTCACCATGTTTGGCTGGTTCACCATGGTGATCTCATATGTGGTTTATTACGTCCGGCAAAATCAGGAGGATGCAAGGAGGCACCTTGAGTACTTGAAATCCCTGCCAAGCAGGCAAAAGAAACCAGACGAAGCTGATGACATTAGCACTGTGGTATAG